Genomic DNA from Pistricoccus aurantiacus:
TGTCACGCCAGCGGACTCGGCACCATGTTCATCAGCGCACTGCGCAAGGAAGATGAGCGAGCGAGCAAGGAACACTCTTCGTCGTCTCGATAGTTCTCAAGCGGGTATGCTTTAGCGATGCGTCAGCGCTACGGAACATGGCATGGCCACTATCGACCTCGACACTTTCTGTCACCGTCGAAAGCGATTGGCTGCACTTGGTCAGCATCCTAAAACGGATGAGGCCAACTGGAGCGCCATCACTTTATTCGCGACTACCTGCTGGCGGATATGCCCTCCATTTCCTAAAGGCTTTTTTAAGATGCTACTTGCGCCGAAACCCCGCCTGCATCAACTCCAGCATCGAGGCAATGCCATCAGGATTCGTGCCTCGAAATAGCCATCCAGGGACTGCAGAAGCATGATAGTAATTCTCTCAACCCATCACTGCCTGGATCACTTTATGCAGGCGATGCAGGTTGATCTGCTGGGGTACCAGCACGCGGCGCCAGACCAGAGCCTCGATATAAAGCAATTCGATGCGTAGGCACGTATCAGGCATGAAACTCTTCTACTCGATTCTTGAATCAGGGCATGGCGCTCTTCCCTTATTGGCGCACGCGACGATTAAACCTTAGACCCCTCGCTCTCCCGCTGCCCACCAGCATTCCCAAGGTAATCAGCCCGGCGGCCAGCGCCAATAGTGGTGTCGATTCAGCGTAACCCGTCAGGATCAGTACCACCGTGGAAAGTAGCGGAGTGAAATAGGCCAGCAGCCCGAGCAGACGTAGGTCGCCATGCTTGATGCCCAGGTCCCAGGTGAAGAATGCGCTGCCCACCGGTCCCAGGCCCAGACCGAGCACCCCAAACCAACCGATGCCCTGCGGCCAGCGTGTCGGTTCGAAGAGCCAATGGCAGAGCGCGGCAAGCAGCGCAGTGGCCAGGCAGAAACCGCCCACCGCTGCGGTCGGCACGCTACGGGTCGCGCGTGACAGCACCGAATAGCCGCTCCATAGAAAGGCGCAGGCAAATGCCGCCGTGTAGCCCAGAATACTTCCCCCGGCATTGACATCGCCGCCTACCAGCAAAGCTGCGCCGATAAACCCCAGAACGCTGCCGATCACGTGTATGAGGCGCAAGCGCTCACCGGGCAACAGCGCGACGAAAAGCACGATCAACAGCGGCCATAAGTAACTGATCAGTCCGGCATTGGCCGGCGGCGCGTTCTGCTGGGCGACGAAGTAGAGCGCGTGATAGCCGAATAGCCCACCGACCCCCAGCGCCCATATCGCCGGCGGCTGCTTGAGTGGAACCAGTAGGGATTTCCCGCGCAGTTTTAGCCAGATGGCGAAACAGACAAAGGCGATGCCGAAGGCCAAGGCGGTAAGCAGGAACGGCGGCACCGGGCCTGCCAGCTGAGTCAAGGCCGCCAACAGCGCCCAGTTAAGGATCGTGGTGGCACCGATAACGGTGGCGCGACTATCGGGAGCGGGTTGCAGCATGATTTTTGTCGGCATCAAGCGGCAGATGAACGACAGCCCCACGTAGCCCCCGCTCATCCGCCCATAGCTTGCCGAGAGTGATCGGCAGCGTGAAACGCCGCCGACCGCCGCCCCCGGGGTTGAACCACAGCCGTCCGTCTCGCCATTCGTTGCGCGGCTTGTGGGAATGACCGTGAAGCACGGCGTCACAAGATATATCGGTGTTGAAGTCGGCGATATTATGCACCAGGTGCAGCCGCCAGCCGTTGACGAGAATATCCAGCGTCCAGGGAGTCGTTTCCGTCCAGTCCTGGGTGTCGATATTGCCGCGCACTACGAGAAGCTCTGCCATCTCCGCCAGACGCTTGAGGATAAAGGGCTTGCCCACGTCGCCGAGATGCAGGATCAGCTCGCAATCCTCGAGCAGCGGCAGCGCCTCGTCCCATAGGGTGCCGTGGGTGTCGGCGATCACCCCGATAGGGGTACCAATGTCGAAGCGCTCAAGATTCACTTGGCTATTCCGGCAGGTCGGTTACCGCGCCGAGGGAGGCGGAGCTGACGGTCTTGGCGTACTTGGCCAGCACACCCCGCCGATAGCGCGGCTGGGGCTGCTGCCAGGCGCTTCGGCGACGCTTCATTTCCGTATCGTCGATCTTGAGATCGATACTGTCGGCGACGGCGTCGATGACGATTTCGTCGCCATCTTCCACCAAGGCCAGGGGGCCGCCGTCGAAGGCTTCCGGGGTGATATGCCCCACCACGAAGCCGTGGCTGCCGCCGGAGAAGCGCCCGTCGGTGATCAGCGCCACCTCGCTGCCCAGCCCCCGGCCCATGATCGCCGAGGTGGGGGAAAGCATCTCGCGCATGCCCGGCCCGCCGCGCGGCCCTTCGTAGCGAATCACCAGCACGTCCCCGGCGACCACGGTACCGTCCAGGATGCGCTCTTGAGCTTCCTCTTCGGAGCCGAACACCCGGGCGCGGCCGGAAAAGTGGGTGCCTTCCTTGCCGGTGATCTTGGCTACCGCCCCTTCCGGGGCGAGGTTGCCGTAGAGAATCCGCAGATGACTCTCGCCCTTGATCGGTTTGTCCAGGGGCATGATGATTTGCTGATTTTCAGGATAGGGCGCGGCGTCCGCCAGATTTTCCGCCAGGGTTTGGCCGGTCACCGTCAGGCAGTCGCCGTGCAGAAGTCCCGCGTCGAGCAGCATCTTCATCAACGGCTGAATGCCGCCGATTTCCACCAGCTCGCTCATCATGTAATGACCGCTGGGGCGCAGATCGGCGAGTACCGGCACCCGTTTGCCGATGGCGGTGAAGTCGTCCAGGCCCAGCTCGACGCCGATGGCGTTGGCCATGGCGATCAGGTGCAGCACCGCGTTGGTGGAGCCACCGAGCGCGATAATTACCGTAATGGCATTCTCGAACGCTTCGCGAGTCATGATATCGCTGGGCTTGATATCCCGCTCCAGCAGTTCGAGTACCGCGGCCCCGGCGGCCTTGCAGTCCTCGCGCTTGTTATCGGAGACGGCGTTCTGCGCCGAGGAGTTGGGCAGGCTCATGCCCAGCGCCTCGATGGCGGAGGCCATGGTATTGGCGGTATACATGCCGCCGCAGGCGCCGGGGCCGGGAATGGCGGTTTCCTCCACCTGCTTGACGTCGATCAGCGACATGTCACCCTTGGCGTGCGCCCCCACCGCCTCGAACACGGAGATGATATCCGTATGTCCCGCCCCAGGCAGGATGGTACCGCCGTAGACGAACACACCGGGCCGGTTCAGCCGCGCCAGGCCGATCAGGCAGCCCGGCATGTTCTTGTCGCAGCCGCCGATGGCCACCAGGCCGTCGAAACCCTCGCAGCCGGCCACGGTCTCGATGGAATCCGCGATCACCTCCCGGGACACCAGGGAATACTTCATGCCCTCGGTGCCGTTGGCGATACCGTCGGAAATGGTGATGGTATTGAAGATCATACCCTTGCCGCCGGCCTCGTCCGCACCGGTTCGGGCGACGTCCGCCAACTCGTTGATATGGCTGTTGCAGGGGGTGACCATACTCCAGGTGGAGGCGATGCCTACCTGGGGCTTCTTGAAATCCGCGTCCTCGAAACCTACCGCTCGCAGCATGGCGCGGCTGGCGGACTTGTTCACGCCATCCACCACCGGGGCGGAATGGCGACGACGAGAATCCGGGGAAGATGCTTCACTCATGGCGGCGTTTCCAAATGTCTGATCGGTAGCTTCGAGTCTGGAAGCCCGCTTCGGGAGTTGCAACTCCTGTTGCCTTGACCGCCCGGAAACTATCGAAATAACGGAAACAGGCCGTGCATGAAACGGCTTAGGGGGGAATCCGCACCGTAGACGGCGCTCAAGTGGCGATCCGCCTCTTCCAACTGGCCGGCCAGGTGCCCGCGGACTTCCTCCGGACCGAGCAGGCTGACCAGGGTGGTCTTGTCCCGATCCTGATGAACGTCCTTGCCCTGGGCCGCACCGCCGTCGCTGAGGTCGTCGCAAAGCTGATAGGCTTGCCCCAAGGCCAAGGCAAAACGGTCGAGATGCTCGATCACCGTCTCGTCTGCCCCGGCGGCCAGCGCCGCCATATACATAGCAGCCTGAAACAGCACGCCGGTCTTGCGAGTATTGGTCGCCATCACCGCCTCGATGGAGCGCACATGACAGGCTTCATGAAGATCCTCGTACTGGCCCTTGACGAGGCCCTGGATGCCCACGGCTCGACTGAGGCGCTCAACCATTTGCGTGCGCTGCTGGGCGAATAAACCCGTTGATTCCGCCACCACGCCGGAGGCTCGACTCAACAGGGCCACCACCGCCAGCATGGCGACATCCTCGCCATATAAACGATGCATGGTCGGGCGCCCCCGCCGCAGGCTAGCGTCATCCATGCAGGGCAGATCGTCGAGTATCAACGAAGCGGTATGGATCATCTCCACCGCGCAACCGAGGTCGAGCAGCGCCGGCAGACCGCCGCCCAGTTCTCGGCCCGCCAGGATCAAGAGAATCGGCCGCACCCGCCTGCCCGGCGCCAGCAAGCTGTCCCGCATCGCTCGAAATACCGGATCATCATCGCTGGCGGACTCGGCCAGCAGTGTCTCGAGACGACGATCGACCCGGCAGCGAAGCTCGATGAGCGATTTTTGCTCAGGACTCTCGACGGCGGGGGTGGCAATGGATGAAGCCATGGGCAAGACTCCCGGGTCTTATGTAAAGCGGTTGTTCAAGGGGCTGCCTGTTGAATAAGCTAGCGTTTCGTACAATGTTTGCATAACTTTAGATAGTATCTTGTACGATGGCAATTTAATGTATTTTCCTGGCAGGAGCGCAACATGGCGAGTGACGACCTGGTGAAACGCAAGAACGATCATCTCGATATCGTGCTGGACGCTCGCCGCGCCGACGCGCCGACGGCCACGGGTTTCGCCGATTATCGCTTCGCTCACTGCGCCTTGCCACAGCTGCATCTGGACGATATCGATCTAAGCACTCGACTTTTCCATAAGCCATTGAGCGCGCCATTTTTGATCAGTTCCATGACCGGCGGCGCGGCCCGAGCCAAAACCATCAACCGGCATCTAGCGGAAGCGGCTCAGCATCTGGGCATCGCCCTGGCTATCGGCTCTCAGAGAATTGCGCTGCAATCCGGCAACGATCACGGTCTGACTCGGGAGTTACGGCAGGTCGCTCCCGATATTCCTCTGCTCGGCAATATCGGCGCGGGACAGCTGCGGGAGCGCGAAGGCCTCGACTGGGCGCGCCGCGCGGTGGAGATGATCGAGGCGGACGCCTTGATCGTGCATATCAACCCCTTGCAGGAAGCGGTGCAAGGCGGCGGCGACCGTGACTGGCGAGGCGTGCGCCAGGCGATCGGCGCCCTGGTCAAGGTGCTCGAGGTACCGGTGGTGGTCAAGGAAGTGGGCGCGGGCATCTCCCCCGCGATCGCCCGAGCGCTGATGGAGGAAGGAGTCTCGGTGATCGACGTGGCCGGCGCCGGCGGCACCAGTTGGGCCGCGGTAGAAGCGGAGCGCGCCACAAGCGAGACGCAGCGCAAGATCGCCATGGCCTTCGCCGGCTGGGGAATTCCTACCGCCCAGGCTATCCAGACGGTGCGCCAGGCGCTGCCGGATACTCCCCTGATCGCTTCCGGCGGCATTCGCGACGGCGTGGACGCCGCCAAGGCAATACGGCTAGGGGCGGATCTGGTGGGCCAGGCCGCCGCGGTGCTCCATAGCGCCACGGCGTCCAGCCAGGCGGTGATCGAGCACTTCGAAACTGTCATCCAGCAGCTGCGCATCGCCTGCTTCTGCACCGGCAGCTTGGATCTGGCGGCGCTGCGCCAGGCGCCGCTCATCGAGACAGGATTCAACAAAACTCCAGGCGAACTCATGGAAGAACCCCATGGCTAAGCATATCGGCGTGATCGCCCCTGCCCTACCAAGTCATTTCAGTGCCCTGCAGGCACTGGCCTGTGAACTGATCGAACGCGGCCACCGGGTGACGTTCCTGCATCAGCCGGAGGCTAGCCGCTGGCTAAGCGACT
This window encodes:
- a CDS encoding plasmid pRiA4b ORF-3 family protein, producing the protein MPDTCLRIELLYIEALVWRRVLVPQQINLHRLHKVIQAVMG
- a CDS encoding DMT family transporter — translated: MLQPAPDSRATVIGATTILNWALLAALTQLAGPVPPFLLTALAFGIAFVCFAIWLKLRGKSLLVPLKQPPAIWALGVGGLFGYHALYFVAQQNAPPANAGLISYLWPLLIVLFVALLPGERLRLIHVIGSVLGFIGAALLVGGDVNAGGSILGYTAAFACAFLWSGYSVLSRATRSVPTAAVGGFCLATALLAALCHWLFEPTRWPQGIGWFGVLGLGLGPVGSAFFTWDLGIKHGDLRLLGLLAYFTPLLSTVVLILTGYAESTPLLALAAGLITLGMLVGSGRARGLRFNRRVRQ
- a CDS encoding metallophosphoesterase family protein; protein product: MNLERFDIGTPIGVIADTHGTLWDEALPLLEDCELILHLGDVGKPFILKRLAEMAELLVVRGNIDTQDWTETTPWTLDILVNGWRLHLVHNIADFNTDISCDAVLHGHSHKPRNEWRDGRLWFNPGGGGRRRFTLPITLGKLWADERGLRGAVVHLPLDADKNHAATRSR
- the ilvD gene encoding dihydroxy-acid dehydratase; the encoded protein is MSEASSPDSRRRHSAPVVDGVNKSASRAMLRAVGFEDADFKKPQVGIASTWSMVTPCNSHINELADVARTGADEAGGKGMIFNTITISDGIANGTEGMKYSLVSREVIADSIETVAGCEGFDGLVAIGGCDKNMPGCLIGLARLNRPGVFVYGGTILPGAGHTDIISVFEAVGAHAKGDMSLIDVKQVEETAIPGPGACGGMYTANTMASAIEALGMSLPNSSAQNAVSDNKREDCKAAGAAVLELLERDIKPSDIMTREAFENAITVIIALGGSTNAVLHLIAMANAIGVELGLDDFTAIGKRVPVLADLRPSGHYMMSELVEIGGIQPLMKMLLDAGLLHGDCLTVTGQTLAENLADAAPYPENQQIIMPLDKPIKGESHLRILYGNLAPEGAVAKITGKEGTHFSGRARVFGSEEEAQERILDGTVVAGDVLVIRYEGPRGGPGMREMLSPTSAIMGRGLGSEVALITDGRFSGGSHGFVVGHITPEAFDGGPLALVEDGDEIVIDAVADSIDLKIDDTEMKRRRSAWQQPQPRYRRGVLAKYAKTVSSASLGAVTDLPE
- a CDS encoding polyprenyl synthetase family protein produces the protein MASSIATPAVESPEQKSLIELRCRVDRRLETLLAESASDDDPVFRAMRDSLLAPGRRVRPILLILAGRELGGGLPALLDLGCAVEMIHTASLILDDLPCMDDASLRRGRPTMHRLYGEDVAMLAVVALLSRASGVVAESTGLFAQQRTQMVERLSRAVGIQGLVKGQYEDLHEACHVRSIEAVMATNTRKTGVLFQAAMYMAALAAGADETVIEHLDRFALALGQAYQLCDDLSDGGAAQGKDVHQDRDKTTLVSLLGPEEVRGHLAGQLEEADRHLSAVYGADSPLSRFMHGLFPLFR
- the fni gene encoding type 2 isopentenyl-diphosphate Delta-isomerase, with protein sequence MASDDLVKRKNDHLDIVLDARRADAPTATGFADYRFAHCALPQLHLDDIDLSTRLFHKPLSAPFLISSMTGGAARAKTINRHLAEAAQHLGIALAIGSQRIALQSGNDHGLTRELRQVAPDIPLLGNIGAGQLREREGLDWARRAVEMIEADALIVHINPLQEAVQGGGDRDWRGVRQAIGALVKVLEVPVVVKEVGAGISPAIARALMEEGVSVIDVAGAGGTSWAAVEAERATSETQRKIAMAFAGWGIPTAQAIQTVRQALPDTPLIASGGIRDGVDAAKAIRLGADLVGQAAAVLHSATASSQAVIEHFETVIQQLRIACFCTGSLDLAALRQAPLIETGFNKTPGELMEEPHG